CCACGTCGGACTCGGCGACCTGCTGGAGCGCCTCGAGCGCCTGCGCGCGCAGCTCGCGGCCGAGGGGCTGTTCGATCCCGCCCGCAAGCGCCCGCTGCCGTTCCTGCCCCATTGCATCGGGCTGGTCACGGGCAAGGACAGCGACGCCGAGCAGGACGTGCTGCGCAACGCACGTCTCCGCTGGCCGTCGGTCGACTTCCGCGTCGTGCACGCGGCCGTGCAGGGCGACCGCACCGCCCGCGAGGTGAGCCGCGCGATCGAGCGGCTCGACGCCGACCCCGAGGTCGACGTGATCATCGTCGCCCGCGGCGGCGGCGACTTCCAGAACCTGCTCGGCTTCAGCGACGAGCGGGTGCTGCGCGCCGCGGCGGCCGCGACCACGCCCATCGTCAGCGCCATCGGGCACGAGGCCGACCGGCCGCTGCTCGACGAGGTCGCCGACCTCCGGGCCTCCACGCCGACGGATGCCGCGAAGCGCGTCGTGCCCGACGTGGCCGACGAGCTGGCCCGCGTGCGTCAGGCCCGTGCCCGCATCGGCGCACGCATGACGCATCTGGTCGCCGCGGAGGTGGACCGCATCGGCCAGCTCCGCTCGCGCCCGGTGCTCGCCGACCCGCGCAGCATCGTCGACGCGCGCGCCGAGGAGGTCACACGGTGGGTCGCGCGCGGCGCCGACCTGGCCGAACGCGCGATCGAGCGCGCGGGCGTCGCGACCGACCAGCTGCACGCGCGCCTGCGTGCGCTGTCGCCGCAGGCCACGCTCGACCGCGGCTACTCGATCGTGCAGCGCACGGACGGGCGCATCGTGCGCGAGCCGGCCGACGCCCCCG
This is a stretch of genomic DNA from Agromyces sp. SYSU T00194. It encodes these proteins:
- the xseA gene encoding exodeoxyribonuclease VII large subunit, which gives rise to MTDAPSTRDAPWPVALLSEKLRGYIDRLGTAWVEGEVTQWGVSNGNVYGKLKDLDRDATLSFTLWSSVRARLSEEFAQGDRVVALVKPNWWVKGGSLSMQVYELRHVGLGDLLERLERLRAQLAAEGLFDPARKRPLPFLPHCIGLVTGKDSDAEQDVLRNARLRWPSVDFRVVHAAVQGDRTAREVSRAIERLDADPEVDVIIVARGGGDFQNLLGFSDERVLRAAAAATTPIVSAIGHEADRPLLDEVADLRASTPTDAAKRVVPDVADELARVRQARARIGARMTHLVAAEVDRIGQLRSRPVLADPRSIVDARAEEVTRWVARGADLAERAIERAGVATDQLHARLRALSPQATLDRGYSIVQRTDGRIVREPADAPAGDEVLVALPVGSIRAASLGPGERVDGAPPAEHPVAASAAPTAHATDPDPDPDGRTAGAE